The proteins below come from a single Conger conger chromosome 10, fConCon1.1, whole genome shotgun sequence genomic window:
- the LOC133139452 gene encoding transcription factor HES-5-like: PSSVKLSLPASLKIHPTTAPTVTAATSYSNEHLSLTHKLRKPVVEKMRRDRINSSIEQLKSLLGHSQNSSSKKEKADILEMTVCFLRRQHQHQSANSTSCSSAVSEGYSRCAQEIVSFLSRYVVKTPSQRRLLSHFQKLQPSSDKSKIEFALPQLSSPAHNSSSKEETAASSALWRPW; this comes from the exons ccttcctctgttaaactgtcactccctgcttcccttaagattcaccccac CACGGCACCTACAGTCACTGCAGCAACCAGCTACTCCAATGAGCACCTGAGTCTGACTCACAAG CTGAGAAAGCCAGTGGTGGAAAAGATGCGCAGAGATCGAATCAACAGCAGCATCGAGCAGCTCAAGTCTCTCCTGGGCCACAGCCAGAACTCCAGCTCCAAGAAGGAGAAAGCTGACATCCTGGAGATGACAGTTTGCTTCCTGAGACggcagcaccagcaccagtcaGCTAACAGCACATCCTGCTCTTCAGCTGTCAGTGAGGGCTACTCCAGGTGTGCGCAAGAGATCGTCAGCTTCCTGTCCCGCTATGTAGTGAAGACACCGTCCCAGAGAAGACTGCTGAGCCATTTCCAAAAGCTGCAGCCTTCCTCTGACAAGAGCAAGATTGAGTTTGCACTGCCTCAGCTGAGCTCTCCAGcccacaacagcagcagcaaagaGGAGACTGCAGCCAGCAGCGCCCTCTGGAGGCCCTGGTAG